The proteins below are encoded in one region of Macadamia integrifolia cultivar HAES 741 unplaced genomic scaffold, SCU_Mint_v3 scaffold_18A, whole genome shotgun sequence:
- the LOC122071126 gene encoding uncharacterized protein LOC122071126, with the protein MKRASLRFVWFLQLISSIICALDRSQFPPSFLFGAATSSYQIEGAYLVGNKSLNNWDVFTHIPGQIEGEGTGDVTDNHYYLYMPIRDHTEKLDDEVKRLWGDLHMAKGQLENEKRKARSEEKRVKDHEERAGELEREVAKQLRINSGLVKEKDTLQSELVEAQEASKKREVEHSVRIFELEKKHQSKLASNDEAATEWWLNSEVGQKWLVDVNVASFQSGLETPSSSSLARCLITISLSMSSALLPQLPLYSSLVRLRSVRR; encoded by the exons ATGAAGAGGGCTTCCTTGAGATTTGTTTGGTTTCTTCAACTAATCTCTTCCATTATTTGTGCACTGGATCGCAGCCAATTCCcaccatcttttctttttggagcTGCAACCTCTTCTTATCAG ATTGAGGGTGCCTACTTAGTTGGTAACAAAAGCCTCAACAATTGGGATGTGTTCACACATATACCTG GTCAAATCGAGGGCGAAGGCACTGGAGATGTGACAGATAATCACTACTACCTTTACATG CCAATAAGAGATCATACGGAGAAGTTGGATGATGAAGTAAAGCGCCTGTGGGGGGATCTTCATATGGCCAAGGGCCAGTtagagaatgaaaagagaaaggCCCGATCTGAGGAGAAGAGGGTGAAAGACCATGAGGAGAGGGCTGGTGAGTTGGAGCGCGAGGTTGCTAAGCAGCTTAGGATCAACAGTGGCCTTGTCAAAGAGAAAGACACACTCCAAAGTGAGCTGGTCGAAGCTCAGGAGGCCAGTAAAAAGAGAGAAGTTGAACACTCAGTTCGGATTTTTGAGCTGGAGAAGAAGCATCAATCCAAGCTGGCTTCGAACGATGAGGCTGCTACTGAGTGGTGGCTGAACTCTGAAGTTGGTCAGAAATGGCTAGTTGACGTCAATGTCGCCTCATTTCAGTCTGGCTTAGAAACGCCATCCAGTTCGTCCTTGGCAAGATGCTTGATTACGATTTCTCTGAGTATGAGCAGCGCGCTCCTGCCCCAGCTCCCTCTATACAGCTCGTTGGTCAGGCTGAGGTCGGTGAGGAGGTGA